The following is a genomic window from Syntrophaceae bacterium.
ACCCGCGACTCCGGACCGAAGGGCGGGGATACGCACCCCGCCCTTTTTTTTCCAACTCGAGACGCCTCTGCAATATGCACAACCTGCCGTGACCGCAGACCACCGATGCCGTGCCGTACGGATGAAACCGCCTGCCTGCCTGCGCATCGCGGAACCTATGCCAAATATGACATAACATGTTGATATGATTGCTTTATTTTCGAAAAAACTTGACTAACGTTTACCGTGCGACTATAGTGCTTCGCGAACGGGAGAGACACGACGCGATTCCCGTTCATGAAAGCAAGGGTCCTCTCGGGTGTTCTCTCGAGGGCGCCCTCGCAGGGGAGAGGCAGCAGTCAGGGGAGGCGTTGTTCGGAAGACCGGTTTGGCCGGCGGCTTTCGGCGGATGTGTCCCATCCCGTGTGCAGCGCCGGACGTGAAGAGTCCGATGGAACCCGATCGATTGCGGCAACGACCCGACATCTCACTTTCGCCTGCACAAAAAAGCGATCCGGCAATTCCGCACGATCCCGATCACCCTTCCACCGAAGCGAACAACAGGGCGCGCCTGACTTTCACTTCCGTGAGAATCCCGCGCGACCCATGAAAGGAGTCGGACATGATGAGAAAAGGATTGCTGGTATTCACCATCGCCCTCGCGGTAACACTCGCCCTGACGGGCATCCTCTTCGCCCAGGCCAAAAAGGGTCCCGCCGCGGACGGCAAGGCCATATGGAGCTTCATCCAGAGTGAAAAGTACCAGAACTGGAAGATGTGGCCCGGTACCGAACCTCTCTACAAGGGGCCTGAACCGCACGGCGCCTTCCTGACAACCTACGTCAACCAGACCGCCTTCGATTCCATCAAGGCCAAGAAGGGCAAGTTCGCCGAGGGGTCCATGATCGTCCAGGACAACTTCGACAAGAACAAGAAGCTCAAGCACATCGACGTGATGTACAAGGTCAAGGGGTACAACCCCAAGGGCGGCGACTGGTTCTGGGCCCAGTTCAAGCCGAACGGCAAGGTGGACCAGGAAGGCAAGATCGACGAGTGCATCAAGTGCCACGAGGCCCAGAAGAGCAACGACTACGTCTACACGAGCAAGATGAAGTAATCTCTCCCGGATGATTCTCTGCAACGTTCACCCGGGAAGAAACAACGAAATCGGAATGTTGAGCAATAGACCGTAGGAAAGGAGGGATCACTTTTTCCAGGCATTCAGCAGTCAAGCCCTTAACACGAGGCAATCCAATGGAGGTCAGACATGGAAGAAAAGAAACTGCCTGATGTGCTCAAGAAGGAGACGAGCCGTCGTGACTTCTTGAGAGGAACCGCCACGGCCGCGGGTGGCGCACTGGCCATCTCCGCCATCGGCGGCATCGCCCCGAAGAAGGCCGAGGCCCAGTACTCGGTCCAGTCCGCACCGGGCACCAAGCCCTACGCGCAGAAATTCCTCTTCGCCGAGAGGCACAACTGCACGGGCTGCCGCAGCTGCGAATTCGCCTGCTCGCTGTTCCACACCGGCACTGCCCGCCCCGCCCTGTCGCGCATCTACATCGCCAAGTACAAGGACATCGTCGACGTGCCCGTCATCTGCTGGCAGTGCGACGACGCGCCCTGCATCGCCGCCTGCCCCACGACGCCCAAGGCCATCCAGCGTGACGCCAAGACCAACGGCATCGTCCTCAACGAGAAGATCTGCCTGGGCGCCAAGTGCATGAAGTGCCAGGAGGCCTGCCCCGCCAAGTACATCCGCGGCAACCCCGACACGGGCCAGCCCCTGATCTGCGACCTCTGCGGCGGCGACCCCCAGTGCGTCAAGGCCTGCCACGAGCAGGCCGGCAACCCCCAGGGCCCCTGCCTCATGGGCCGTCCCGTCGGGCTCGGCGTCAACATGGCCTACCGTTCCGTGACGCCGGAACAGGCGGGCAAGGACCTCGCGAACCTCCTGTTCTACCCGAACGTTGAGGGCAAGCGGGTCGTTCCTGCGAAGACCAGGAAAGGGAGGTGAGAACGATGGCAACACCCAAAGGCGGAAATTTCGGAAAGGTACTGGAGATCGACCTCAGCAAGCAGACATACAAGACGCGGCCGGTCTCCGATGAGATTCTGCAGCAGTACATCGGCGGCCGCGGCCTCGGGGCCTACTACGCCCTCACGGAGTACAAGGCGGGCAAAAACCCCTTCGATGAAGACGCCTTCGTGTTCATCGGGCCGGGGCCCCTGTCGGGCACCATGGCGGTCTCCCACCGGACCTGCTTCGTGAACATCAGCCCCCTCACGGGCCGCCTGAATCACGCCGAGTGCGGTGCGCATCTGGCCAGCGAGATCAAGTTCGCCGGCTGGGACGGCATCTACATCAAGGGCAAGGCCAAGAAGCCCGTCTGGCTCGCCATCGTCAACGACAAGGTGGAGTTCAAGGATGCCTCGAAGATGTGGGGCAAGACCACCGACGAGGCCCACGAGATGATGGTCAAGGAGATGAAGGACCCCGAGATCCGGACGGCCGTCATCGGCCCGGCCGGCGAGAACGGGGCCCTCCAGGCCAACGTCATCGTCGAGCGCTTCCGCGCGGCATCGCGCAGCAACACGGGCCCGGTCTTCGGCGACAAGAAGCTCAAGGGCTTCGCCGTGCGCGGCACGAAGTACGCCGTGCCCGTCGCAGACAACGCCAAGTTCCTGGCCGCCGCCAAGACCGCCAAGGAGCTCAACATCCAGGGCGAGGCCTGGGAGGGCCTCAAGCGCTGGGGCACGGGCGGCCTGATGGAGCTCAAGCACTTCCTCCACGGCTCGCTCATCACGAAGAACTTCCAGACCACCTGGTGGCCCGACGTCGTCAACATCGGCGGCGAGGAGGCAGCCCGGACCTTCTGGAAGCGCCATTCCTCCTGCACGAATTGCCCCGCCCATTGCCTGAAGCTGGGCATCATCCGTGAGGGCAAGTACAGGGGTCTCGTGGCCGAGTCTCCCGAGTACGAGTCCGGCGGTCTCCTGGGCTCGAACCTGGGCATGAAGAAGTTCGACGAGATGACCGCCCTCATCGAGGCCTGCGACGCCTACGGCCTTGACAACATCTCCACGGGCGGCACGCTGGCCTTCCTCACGGAGGCGATGGAGAAGGGTGCCATCAAGCCCGCCGACCTCGACGGCCTGAAGCCCAAGTGGGGCGACGGTGACACCTACATGGAGATGATCCGCAGGATCGCCTACAAGGAGGGCAAGGCCGGCAAGTTCATGGCCCAGGGCGTGGCCCGGATGTCCAAGCAGATCGGCAAGGGATCCGACGCCTATGCTTGCGTCGTGAAGGGCCGCGAGCTGGCCGCCCACGACCCGCGGGGCGACAAGATCCGCGCCTACAGCTACACCATGGGCACCAACGGCGCCGATCATCATGAAGGCCAGGGCTCCAGGGCCCTTGCCATGACGGCCATGGCCGACTCGCTGTGCTCGTGCTCCTTCACTTCCATGCTCCTCTGGGGGGCCAGCACGGACAAGATCGTCACCGACATGCTCAACGGGCTGTGCGGCTGGAACATGAAGCCCGAGGACTACTGGACGACGGCAAAGCGGATCTTCACCGCCGAGCGCATCTTGAACGTCCGCGAGGGCATCAGCTCCAAGGACGACCGTCTTCCCAAGCGGTTCTTCACGGAGAAGCTGCCCGCAGGGCCCCGGAAGGACGCCGTCTTCACGGAAGAGGATCAGAAGAAGATGGAGGCCGACACCTACGGGTTCTTCGGCTGGGACGCCAAGGGCATCCCGACGGAAGCCACCCTCAAGGCCTACGGCATGGATGCCTTCATCGGCGAGCTCAACGCGGCAAAGAAGAAGTTCAATCTCTAACCGTTTGATGTCAACGGCAAGGGCGGGCGACGCGCTCGCCCGCCCTTGCTTTTCTTTTCATCCTTGTTTATCGCGCTTTCGGTCCGGTACCGCGGAGGAGAGGGGTCGGTGACACGGAACCTGAAACGACCAAGGGACACTTGCACCTATGGCCTTTTCACGAAGGGACACGATCCAGCTCCTCGTCAGCGGCGCCGTCTCGACCGTCATTTTCGGCCTGTTTAAGGCTAGCGGGGCGAAGGAAATCCCCCGCCCGCCCGGGGCGCTCGAAGAGAAAGCCTTCCTCGCACACTGCGCGCGGTGTTACCGGTGTGTCGACGTGTGTCCCACCGACGCGATCCGTCCCGCCGGTCTCGCCGGGGGCATTGCGAGCTTCGGCACGCCCATCCTGCTGCACAAGGAGTGCATCTTCTGCATGGCCTGCATCCGGGAATGCCCGACGGGGGCCATCGCGAATATCTCCCGCGACGAGATCGACATCGGCAACGCCGTCATCAACCGCGAGACCTGCCTCGCCTGGACGGGACAGGAGGACTGCACGCGCTGCTTCGACGCCTGCCGCTACGACGCCATCGTGCTCGAAAAAGGCAAGTTCCCGGTTGTCCTCGAGGACCCCTGTACCGGCTGCAATGCCTGCGAGAAACGCTGCCCCACGAAGCCCAAGTCCATCGTCACGATCTACGACAAGGTCAGGCGGATCCCCGCGCCGGAGAGGCGGATCGCCATGCGCCGCGAAGAGGAAGACGAGCGCGGCCACGGCCGAAGGGAGGGCTTCGTGGACTGGCTCAAGGGCCGCATCCAGAAGCTCAGAGAGCATTACGGATTGGTCAAAGAAGACGAAGAGGAGTGACATGAAGAGGACGTATTGAATCTGTGCGTTTGGGGGGTTCGGAGAAGCCGACGGGTGAGGGATCGTCCGCGGCCTCTCCAAGCTTCACAAGCTCGCAACTTCCATCGTGTCGGCGCAATCAGAGAATGCAGGACATGGCAATTCGCAAGAAGACAATTCTCGTGGTCGGCGGCGGGGTGGCCGGGATATCGGCGGCCCTCGACCTGGCCGCGGGCGGCCACCGGGTGCATATCGTCGAGAAAAACCACGACCTCGGCGGCCAGGCGGCGAAGCTCGACAAGTTCTACCCGACGGACCACTGCGCCTTCTGCCCGCTCTGGACGGAGATCCGCCGCTGCAAGGAAAGCGAGGCCGTCACGATCCACACGCTGAGCCGGATTGAAGCCCTGGAGCAGGCCGGCGACCGGCTCAGGGCCGTGATCATCGAATCGGCGCCCGTCGTCGATCCCGCGCTCTGCATCTGCTGCGGCCGCTGCGAAGCCGCCTGCCCGAAGGGCGCGGCCCGCCCCATCTGGGAGCACGCCTACCCGCCCGTCTATTGCATCGACCGGGAACGCTGCGGGGCCTGCCGCGCCTGCGTGGAGGCCTGCCCCACAAAGGCCATCGCCTTCGACCGGGGCGAGCGGAAGATCACGGTGGACGCCGACAAGGTCATCTGGGCGGCCGGCTTCGACGAGATGAGTCTTGCCCCGATGAAGGAGTTCGGCTGGGGGACCCACCCGGACATCCTCACGTCGCTCGAGTTCGAGGCCTGGAAGGCCGAGGCGGGCGACAACCGGGGGAAGATCCTGCGCCGCTCGGACAGGGCAGTTCCCCGGAGCATCGCCTTCATCCAGTGCGCCGGCGCCCGGGACCTGAGGCTCCTGCCCTACTGTTCGGCCGTCTGCTGCATGCACGCCCTCAAGCAGGCCCAGTGGGTCAAGCGCAGAAACCCCTCCATCGACTGCGTGATCCTCTACACGGACCTGCGCACCGTGGGACGGGGTTACTACGAATACGCCCTGCGCGACTTCAACGGCAACGGGGTACGCCTCGTCCGGGGCCGACCCTCGATGATCCATCCCCTGCCCGGCGGCGGCATCGCCGTGCGGTACGAGGACACGTCGACGGGCAGGCGCGAGATCCGGAGGTTCGACATGGTCGTCCTCAACGGCAACCTGAAACCGTCCCTCCCGCCGCGGCCCGCCCCCGAGGCGGGACCCGAACTTGGCGACGAGGGGTTTGTAAGCTCGACGGCCGTTTCCTGCGGCTTCGTCATGGAGCCCGCGGACGTGACGGAGTCGGCGATTCAGGCATCGTCGGCCGCCTTGCGATCGGTCCTCGGAACCAAAGGCTGAGCTCATGACCAAGACAGGCGTCTTCCTCTGTAACTGCTACGGCGAGATCGGCAAGGTCATCGACCTCGAGTCCATCCGGAAGAGGCTCGAGGCCGACCCCACAGTGGATTTCGTGTCGGTGCGGGAATCCCTCTGCATGCCGGGTGACGCTGCCGAGGCAGGCGCCCTGATGCGCGAGCGCGGCATCGGCAAGGTCCTCCTCGGCGCCTGCTCGCCTTACGGCAGGATGGAAATGGTGCGCCAGGCCCTCGCGAAGGAGGGTGTCGACGTCAGGACGGTGCGCGCCGTGGACCTCCGTGAAGGCTGCGCCTGGGTGCACGGGAAGGACCCAGCGGGGGCGACGCGGAAGGCGGCAAACCAGCTCGACATGGAACTGGCCGTCCTGCAGAACATGCAGGACTCAAAAGATGTCACCGTCCGGATCCAACAGGGCGCCCTGGTGATCGGGGCGGGTCCTGCGGGCCTCTCCGCGGCCTGCGGACTGGCCCGCCTGGGGTTCGAGGTGCATCTTGTCGACCGCGGAACGGCGCCGGGCGGCCTTCTCAACATGGTCACACGGGTCTACCCGTCCGACGTGCCGGGGCCCGAAAAGCTTGCGGCACTCGTCGCCGAAACCCGCAGCAATCCCCTGATCCGCTTCTACGGCAAGACGAAGGTCGCCTCAGCGAAGGGCTATGCAGGGGATTTCAAGGTCTCGCTCGCGGGTCCCGAGGGGAGCACGAGCCTGCGCGTGGGGGCCGTCGTGCTCGCCACGGGGGCGCGCATCCTCTTCCCCCAGGGGCTCTACGGGTACGGCAAGCTCAAGGGCGTGATCACCCAGATGGAGATGGAGCGGCAGTTCGCGTCGGGCAAGCCCGTTTGCCGTTCGGCCGTCTTCGTCCAGTGCGCGGGCGCCCGCAGCGCCGAGCGGCCCTACTGCTCGACGATCTGCTGCCCCCTGTCGCTCAAGAACGCTATGCGGATCCTCGACGAGGTTCCCGGTGCGAAGGCCACCGTCCTGCACCGCGACATCATGACCCCGGGAAGCGCCCTGGAGGCCTATTACCGCAAGGCCCTGCGCAGGGGCGTGCAGTTCATCCGCTTCGATGCCGACAGGCCCCCGGAGGTGCGGGGCGACGGACAGGTGAGCGGCGTCGAGGTCTTCGACGCGATCAACGGGAAGACCCGGACGGTCGAGACGGACCTGCTCGTGCTGAGCACGCCGCTGATCGCCGACCCCGAGAGCGCGGCGCTCGCCCGCATGCTCGGGGTCCCCGCGGACAGGCACGGCTTCATCGCCGAGGTCTACCCCGTCCACCCCGTGGAGACGCTCAACGACGGCGTTTTCATATGCGGGACGGCCCGCTGGCCCGTCTCGTCGGACCAGGCCATGGCGCAGGGCGAGGCGGCTGCCGTCAAGGCGGCATCATTCCTCGGACAGCAAACCGTTTCGGCACTTTCCATGAGCCGGGTGCCGGGGGCCAAGCTCGGCCACGCGACGGCAAACGCCGAGACGTGCACCGGCTGCGGCAACTGTGTCGCCGTCTGCCCCTACGGGGCCTGCAGGCTCCAGCGGACGGGCAACCGCTCCGTGAGCCGGGTCATCAAGGTCCGCTGCAAGGCGTGCGGCAGCTGCGCGTCGGTCTGCCCGAACGGGGCCATGCAGATCCCCGAGCAGAATTACCGGGTCACGGGCGAGATGATCCGGCGGGCCTTCCGGGAGGTGCTCTGACATGTCCCCCGCCGCAAGGAATGTGAACATCCTCGTCTTCGCCTGCCGCTGGTGCGGCCTCATCGGGGCCGACGCAGCCGGGCGCAGGCGCGTGGAACTGCCCGCCTCCTTCCGCGTGATCCCCGTGGAGTGCGCGGGCTACGTGGAGCCCGACGCGGTGATCCGGGCCTTCGCCAGCGGGGCGGCGGGTGTCGCCGTCTTGGGCTGCCACATCGGCGGGTGCCGGTTCAACGACGCCAACCACCCTGCCCTCAAGCGCCTGGAGTTGCTCAAGACACTCCTGGACACGACGGGCATCGGCGCCGACCGCCTCCTGTTGGGGTTCGGCACGGCCCACGAATACCACCAGTGGGCCGACACGATCCGGGCATTCCACGAGCACGTGGCGGGGCTGCCGTCCATGGCGTCGTGGCTGCCAGCCAAGCAGTGACAAGATGGGTGAAATCAAACAGGGCTGGTGCCCGAACTGCAATCTTGAAAAAGCGATTGAGCGGGATTCTGGATAGCGAAGTTTGACGCGTTTTCGGCAACCGCTCTTCGCGAAGCGAAACGTCCGCAGCGCGAACTGTTTGAGCCCGAAGGGCGAGTTTTCGCGTCTGCAGTGCAGCGAGCGTTAGAGCGGTCGACCGGGGGCGCCTTCCGTCAGGAGGCGCAATCATGACATGCTCATCCTTGCCGGGTCGCAACTGAAAGTTGCGACAAAACCGTCAATGAGAATTCCCTGCGGGAATTCAGAAACTCAGGGAAGGGTTTTCGCTGTCATGATGCTCGCGTCCCCGCAGCAAGCTGCGGGTCGCGTGCAACCGTTTTCGCAGGAAGAATCCTGCTCATGAGCTTGCGGACAGCAGTCCGCAATGATCGGAAGATGCTGGAACAGGTTAAACAGAAAGCAAGAGCAATCCTCGAGAGGAAGGAAGCCGACGGCGTCCTGGGGCTCCGCAAGGGTCCCTTCGACGTGATCCACCCGCACGTCTTCACAGCACCGGCTGAGCTGGATGCCCTCGTCTTGGAGCCCAAGTGGCTCTTTGCGAAGATGGCCCGCTCGATCCTCCGCGACAGGCCGGCGCCCTACAGGCTCGCGGTCGTCGTCCGGGGGTGCGACGAGAGGGCGATCGTGGAGCTGGCCAAGCGCGGCCAGATCGACCGCGACCGGCTCCCCACGATCGGGTATGCCTGCGATGCCGACCAGGCAAGGGCCTGCCTCTGCAGCCGCCCCTACCCCGAGAAGCTCGACGCGGGAACGGCCGTCGATGGCATCGACCCCTTTGCCGACGAGCGGGTGAAGGCCTACCTCGGGGGCAAGGCCGCGGAGAGGATGGAGAAATGGGCCGCCCAGCTGAGGCGCTGCATCAAGTGCTACGGCTGCCGCAACTCCTGCCCCATCTGCATCTGCGTCCCCTGCAAGCTCGAGGACGATGTCTGGGTCGAGCGCGGCGTCATCCCGGCGGAGATGGTCCCGTTCCATCTGATCCGTGCTTTTCACCTGAGCGACACCTGCGTCGCCTGCGGGGCCTGCCAGGAGGCCTGCCCGGTGGGCATCCCGCTCATGACGCTCCAGCTCTCGATGCGGGCGGCGCTGAAGAGGGACTACAACTACGAGGCGGGCCTTGACGCGGAGCGCAAGTCCCCCGTCCTCTTCGACTTCATCAAGGAACCCCGTCCGGGCCAGCAGGTCCCCGACTGGGTCGACAGCGCGGGAAAGAAGCCATGAACCCCGAATTCATTCGGACCATCTGCCCTTACTGCGGAACGGGATGCGGGCTCGTCCTCAAGGTCGAGGGCGGACGCGCCACGGCCTCCTACCCCGACCGGGAAAACCCCGTCAGCCGGGGGTCGCTGTGCGTGAAGGGCTGGTTTGCCCACGAGTTCGTCCATCACCCCGAGCGTTTGAGGGCACCGCTGCTGCGAAAGGGCGACTCCTTCGTCGAGATCCCCTGGAAAGAGGCGATTGCGCTCGCCGCGCGGAAGCTCCGGGAGACGGCCGATGCGCACGGCCCCAACAGCGTCGGCGGTCTCGCCTCCGCCAAGGTCACCAACGAGGAGAACTACCTCTTTCAGAAGCTCATCCGGGCGGCCTTCCGGACCAACAACGTGGACCACTGCGCCAGGCTCTGCCACGCCGCAACCACGGTGGGCATGCTGCAGACCCTCGGCAGCGGCGCCATGACGAATTCCATCTCGGACCTGGCCGGCGCGGACTGCATCCTCTTCATCGGCTCCAACGCCGCCGAGAGCCACCCCGTCCTCATGGGCGAAGTCTACAAGGCCCTCGACCGGGGGGCGACGATCTACGTCATCGACCCGCGGGAGACGCCCGTGGCAAAGAACGCCCGCAGGCTCCTGCAGATCAACCCGGGCACGGACATCCCGCTGCTGGCGGGCATGATGCGGCACATCGTCGACAGGGGGCTCCACAAGACCGACTTCATCGAGAAGAGGACGGAGAACTTCGAGGCCCTCCGGACGTTCCTCCAGGCCTGGCCCCTCGACAGGGCGGCCCGGGAGACCGGGATCCCCGAGAGCGTGATCCGCGAGGTCGCCGAGGCCTACGCGAAGGCCGAGAACGCCGCCATCGTCTACTGCATGGGCATCACGCAGCACGCCTGCGGGGTGGCCAACGTGATCGCCATCTGCGATCTCGCCATGCTCTGCGGCCACGTGGGCAAGCCCTACTCCGGAATCTACCCCCTGCGCGGCCAGAACAACGTCCAGGGCGCGTGCGACATGGGGGCCCTGCCCAACCTCTATCCCGGCTACCAGCCCGTGGCGGACCCCGCCGTGCGGGAGAAGTTCCAGAAGGCCTGGAAGACGGAGCTCTCCGACAAGCCAGGCAAGACCGTCACGGAGCTCATCACCGCAGCGGGCAAGGACATCCGCGCCCTCTACATCATGGCCGAGAACCCCTGCCTGAGCGACCCCGACGTCAACCATGTCATGGAGTGCCTGCAGCGGCTCGACTTCCTGGTCGTGCAGGACATCTTCCTCACCGAGACGGCGAGGTTCGCCCATCTCGTCCTGCCCGCCGCCTGCTTTGCCGAGAAGACGGGGACCTACACGAACACGGAGCGGCGGTTCCAGCTGGTGCACAAGGCCGTCGAGCCGCCCGGAGCGGCGAAGACGGACTTCGAGATCCTCTGCCTCATGGGCGAGGCCCTGGGTCTGGCCTTCGACTACACCACGCCCGAAGAGGTGATGGCGGAGTACGCGGGTCTCGTCCCGGCCTACGCGGGGATCTCCTTCGACCGACTGGAACGGGCCGGTCTGCAGTGGCCCTGCCCCGATGCCGGCCACCCCGGGACGCGGTTCCTGCATGGCACGACGTTCACGCGGGGGCTCGGCCGCTTCGTCGTGCCCGACTACACGCCGCCCATGGAGATGCCCGACGCAGAGTACCCCTATTACCTCAACACGGGTCGCGTGTTCGCCCACTACCACACGGGAACGATGACGAGGCGATCGCCTTTCCTGAACCGCGAGATCGAGGCCCCCT
Proteins encoded in this region:
- a CDS encoding 4Fe-4S dicluster domain-containing protein gives rise to the protein MEEKKLPDVLKKETSRRDFLRGTATAAGGALAISAIGGIAPKKAEAQYSVQSAPGTKPYAQKFLFAERHNCTGCRSCEFACSLFHTGTARPALSRIYIAKYKDIVDVPVICWQCDDAPCIAACPTTPKAIQRDAKTNGIVLNEKICLGAKCMKCQEACPAKYIRGNPDTGQPLICDLCGGDPQCVKACHEQAGNPQGPCLMGRPVGLGVNMAYRSVTPEQAGKDLANLLFYPNVEGKRVVPAKTRKGR
- a CDS encoding 4Fe-4S dicluster domain-containing protein, giving the protein MAFSRRDTIQLLVSGAVSTVIFGLFKASGAKEIPRPPGALEEKAFLAHCARCYRCVDVCPTDAIRPAGLAGGIASFGTPILLHKECIFCMACIRECPTGAIANISRDEIDIGNAVINRETCLAWTGQEDCTRCFDACRYDAIVLEKGKFPVVLEDPCTGCNACEKRCPTKPKSIVTIYDKVRRIPAPERRIAMRREEEDERGHGRREGFVDWLKGRIQKLREHYGLVKEDEEE
- a CDS encoding CoB--CoM heterodisulfide reductase iron-sulfur subunit A family protein, with the translated sequence MAIRKKTILVVGGGVAGISAALDLAAGGHRVHIVEKNHDLGGQAAKLDKFYPTDHCAFCPLWTEIRRCKESEAVTIHTLSRIEALEQAGDRLRAVIIESAPVVDPALCICCGRCEAACPKGAARPIWEHAYPPVYCIDRERCGACRACVEACPTKAIAFDRGERKITVDADKVIWAAGFDEMSLAPMKEFGWGTHPDILTSLEFEAWKAEAGDNRGKILRRSDRAVPRSIAFIQCAGARDLRLLPYCSAVCCMHALKQAQWVKRRNPSIDCVILYTDLRTVGRGYYEYALRDFNGNGVRLVRGRPSMIHPLPGGGIAVRYEDTSTGRREIRRFDMVVLNGNLKPSLPPRPAPEAGPELGDEGFVSSTAVSCGFVMEPADVTESAIQASSAALRSVLGTKG
- a CDS encoding CoB--CoM heterodisulfide reductase iron-sulfur subunit A family protein; the protein is MTKTGVFLCNCYGEIGKVIDLESIRKRLEADPTVDFVSVRESLCMPGDAAEAGALMRERGIGKVLLGACSPYGRMEMVRQALAKEGVDVRTVRAVDLREGCAWVHGKDPAGATRKAANQLDMELAVLQNMQDSKDVTVRIQQGALVIGAGPAGLSAACGLARLGFEVHLVDRGTAPGGLLNMVTRVYPSDVPGPEKLAALVAETRSNPLIRFYGKTKVASAKGYAGDFKVSLAGPEGSTSLRVGAVVLATGARILFPQGLYGYGKLKGVITQMEMERQFASGKPVCRSAVFVQCAGARSAERPYCSTICCPLSLKNAMRILDEVPGAKATVLHRDIMTPGSALEAYYRKALRRGVQFIRFDADRPPEVRGDGQVSGVEVFDAINGKTRTVETDLLVLSTPLIADPESAALARMLGVPADRHGFIAEVYPVHPVETLNDGVFICGTARWPVSSDQAMAQGEAAAVKAASFLGQQTVSALSMSRVPGAKLGHATANAETCTGCGNCVAVCPYGACRLQRTGNRSVSRVIKVRCKACGSCASVCPNGAMQIPEQNYRVTGEMIRRAFREVL
- a CDS encoding hydrogenase iron-sulfur subunit, encoding MSPAARNVNILVFACRWCGLIGADAAGRRRVELPASFRVIPVECAGYVEPDAVIRAFASGAAGVAVLGCHIGGCRFNDANHPALKRLELLKTLLDTTGIGADRLLLGFGTAHEYHQWADTIRAFHEHVAGLPSMASWLPAKQ
- a CDS encoding 4Fe-4S binding protein, which codes for MLEQVKQKARAILERKEADGVLGLRKGPFDVIHPHVFTAPAELDALVLEPKWLFAKMARSILRDRPAPYRLAVVVRGCDERAIVELAKRGQIDRDRLPTIGYACDADQARACLCSRPYPEKLDAGTAVDGIDPFADERVKAYLGGKAAERMEKWAAQLRRCIKCYGCRNSCPICICVPCKLEDDVWVERGVIPAEMVPFHLIRAFHLSDTCVACGACQEACPVGIPLMTLQLSMRAALKRDYNYEAGLDAERKSPVLFDFIKEPRPGQQVPDWVDSAGKKP
- the fdhF gene encoding formate dehydrogenase subunit alpha; the protein is MNPEFIRTICPYCGTGCGLVLKVEGGRATASYPDRENPVSRGSLCVKGWFAHEFVHHPERLRAPLLRKGDSFVEIPWKEAIALAARKLRETADAHGPNSVGGLASAKVTNEENYLFQKLIRAAFRTNNVDHCARLCHAATTVGMLQTLGSGAMTNSISDLAGADCILFIGSNAAESHPVLMGEVYKALDRGATIYVIDPRETPVAKNARRLLQINPGTDIPLLAGMMRHIVDRGLHKTDFIEKRTENFEALRTFLQAWPLDRAARETGIPESVIREVAEAYAKAENAAIVYCMGITQHACGVANVIAICDLAMLCGHVGKPYSGIYPLRGQNNVQGACDMGALPNLYPGYQPVADPAVREKFQKAWKTELSDKPGKTVTELITAAGKDIRALYIMAENPCLSDPDVNHVMECLQRLDFLVVQDIFLTETARFAHLVLPAACFAEKTGTYTNTERRFQLVHKAVEPPGAAKTDFEILCLMGEALGLAFDYTTPEEVMAEYAGLVPAYAGISFDRLERAGLQWPCPDAGHPGTRFLHGTTFTRGLGRFVVPDYTPPMEMPDAEYPYYLNTGRVFAHYHTGTMTRRSPFLNREIEAPYVEIHPADAAALGVGPGDRVRVTSRRGSIVTTARISDRVVKGSIFAPFHFTEARANVLTNPVLDPACKTPEYKVCAVKLEKDHEAEAR